In a genomic window of Quercus lobata isolate SW786 chromosome 4, ValleyOak3.0 Primary Assembly, whole genome shotgun sequence:
- the LOC115985038 gene encoding putative UPF0481 protein At3g02645 produces the protein MRKELSIDIPIVMENDLMCHESIIDVSLAMEPAWWPECCIYRAPKKLREVNKEAYTPKLISIGPFHYGGKEPRDKDGEREQREMEKLKVGYLKKFCNRTRKSQKEIARIIEENEEKIRRCYSESFDICHEDFVKMVLLDSTFIIELFLRSYMEEEYENDYILSKPWLKIGVSHDLILLENQLPFFILKELHNQFSRSEENNNISFRRLACKFFHLTGKKLLEKEIKHFTDLIRYFYYPSTLKSGNGIIFDLHSATELYEAGVIFRTSEKGRMLLDIQFPNMPLKRCPCFNCSWLLNCLPCLKCFPCLEGTQTFLYVPQFLVQDKTEGLLRNLMALEQCHYPSEAYICNYICLLDYLINTREDVELLVDKKIIINMLGSNEAIATMVNKLGLEIVETCSCYFGLAQELNKHYDECCNRNMGNLRSSYFSNLWRGTATIIGLIVLGFTLWNFIRPYVYVRH, from the coding sequence ATGCGCAAAGAGCTGAGCATTGACATTCCAATAGTCATGGAAAATGATCTTATGTGCCACGAGTCGATCATTGATGTTTCACTAGCCATGGAGCCAGCTTGGTGGCCCGAGTGTTGCATCTACAGGGCTCCCAAGAAACTTCGCGAGGTAAATAAAGAGGCCTACACTCCAAAGCTAATCTCAATAGGCCCTTTTCACTATGGTGGAAAAGAACCAAGAGACAAGGATGGTGAAAGAGAACAAAGGGAAATGGAAAAGCTGAAAGTGGGttacttaaagaaattttgtAATCGAACTAGGAAATCCCAAAAGGAAATAGCAAGGATCATTGAAGAAAACGAAGAAAAGATTCGCCGTTGTTACTCAGAAAGCTTTGATATTTGCCATGAAGATTTCGTGAAAATGGTTCTATTGGATTCAACATTTATCATTGAGCTCTTCTTGAGGAGTTACATGGAGGAAGAATATGAAAATGATTATATATTAAGTAAACCATGGCTAAAGATAGGCGTAAGTCATGACTTGATATTACTTGAGAATCAGCTTCCATTTTTTATCCTAAAGGAGTTACACAATCAATTTTCCAGGTCTGAAGAAAACAACAATATTTCCTTTCGTAGGCTTGCATGTAAGTTTTTTCATCTCACTGGCAAGAAATTGCTCGAGAAGGAAATAAAACATTTCACTGATTTGATCAGATATTTTTATTATCCATCTACCCTTAAAAGTGGAAATGGCATCATTTTTGATCTACATAGTGCTACAGAGTTGTACGAGGCAGGAGTTATATTCAGAACAAGTGAAAAGGGAAGAATGTTACTTGATATTCAATTCCCAAACATGCCCTTGAAAAGATGTCCATGCTTCAATTGCTCATGGCTCTTAAATTGCTTACCATGCTTGAAGTGCTTTCCTTGCTTGGAAGGAACTCAAACTTTCCTGTATGTTCCTCAGTTTTTGGTACAAGACAAAACTGAAGGCCTTTTACGAAACCTCATGGCCCTGGAACAATGTCATTATCCATCTGAAGCTTACATATGCAATTATATATGTCTCTTGGATTATCTTATCAACACTAGAGAAGATGTGGAGTTGCTCGTTGACAAAAAGATTATAATTAACATGTTAGGCAGTAATGAAGCAATTGCCACAATGGTAAACAAACTTGGACTTGAAATTGTGGAAACGTGTTCCTGTTATTTTGGTCTCGCTCAAGAGCTTAACAAGCACTATGACGAATGTTGCAATCGTAATATGGGAAACTTGAGAAGTAGCTATTTCTCCAATCTTTGGAGAGGCACTGCAACTATTATTGGTCTTATAGTCCTGGGGTTCACTCTTTGGAATTTCATAAGGCCTTACGTTTACGTACGTcattaa